The Collimonas sp. PA-H2 genome contains a region encoding:
- a CDS encoding MerR family transcriptional regulator, whose translation MKIGELAEKTGVAPSAIRYYEQSGLLPKAQRGANGYREYADAAVERLRRIQMAQGLGFSLDAIRSVFASHEDLAKDELLSKLDGRLQEIEQLMGTLRQQQQHLLALRVTLRDSWAEGECLNADALAPDKLAKPVRPHRPKANVHG comes from the coding sequence ATGAAGATCGGGGAACTGGCGGAAAAAACCGGCGTGGCGCCCTCCGCCATCCGCTACTACGAGCAAAGCGGCCTGCTGCCCAAGGCGCAACGCGGCGCCAACGGCTATCGCGAATATGCCGATGCAGCTGTGGAACGTCTGCGGCGGATCCAGATGGCGCAGGGGCTGGGCTTTTCGCTGGATGCGATACGCAGCGTATTTGCCAGTCACGAGGACCTGGCCAAAGATGAGTTGCTGAGCAAGCTGGACGGCCGGCTGCAAGAGATTGAACAGCTCATGGGTACCTTGCGCCAGCAGCAGCAACACTTGCTGGCCCTACGCGTCACGCTGCGTGACAGCTGGGCCGAAGGCGAGTGCCTGAATGCAGACGCCTTGGCGCCAGACAAACTGGCCAAGCCGGTTCGCCCGCATCGCCCTAAGGCCAATGTCCACGGCTGA
- a CDS encoding NADH:flavin oxidoreductase/NADH oxidase family protein, translated as MQSALFSSLQLPNGSVLPNRLAKAAMEENMADVGQLPGPAIRRLYQAWAEGGAGLIITGNVMIDGAALTGPGGIVLEADTPLELFRQWADAAKHKGAQVWMQINHPGRQVMAAMGGRAWAPSAVALDMGKHSKLFVQPKAMSGAEIEEVVGRFAATAAAAERAGFNGVEIHAAHGYLISQFLSPLSNQRQDDWGGGLANRARLLLDVVRAVRATVSAGFCVAVKLNSADFQRGGFTEDDARQVILWLNELSVDLVELSGGSYESPAMQGKTADGRSLAREAYFLEFAKELAGVARMPLMTTGGIRRRAVAEQVLAGGVAVAGMATALALAPDLPAQWRAGGDQAAHSPQVDWKDQVMAAVARMALVKRRLRLLGASRSMSGNHSPLLSLIVDQLRTRRLTRRYRRWSQARA; from the coding sequence ATGCAATCAGCCCTGTTTTCAAGCTTGCAACTACCGAATGGCAGCGTGCTGCCCAACCGCCTGGCCAAGGCCGCCATGGAAGAAAACATGGCCGATGTGGGACAGCTGCCCGGTCCGGCGATACGGCGTTTGTACCAGGCCTGGGCCGAGGGCGGCGCCGGGCTGATCATCACCGGCAACGTCATGATCGACGGCGCGGCGCTGACCGGTCCGGGCGGTATCGTGCTGGAAGCCGACACCCCGTTGGAGCTTTTCAGGCAATGGGCCGACGCCGCCAAGCACAAGGGCGCGCAAGTGTGGATGCAGATCAACCATCCAGGCCGCCAGGTGATGGCGGCCATGGGCGGCCGCGCCTGGGCGCCTTCGGCGGTGGCGCTGGACATGGGCAAGCACAGCAAGCTGTTTGTGCAGCCGAAAGCCATGAGCGGCGCCGAGATTGAGGAAGTGGTCGGCCGTTTCGCCGCCACTGCCGCCGCCGCTGAGCGCGCCGGCTTCAACGGCGTCGAGATTCACGCCGCGCATGGCTACCTGATATCGCAGTTCCTGTCGCCGCTCAGCAATCAGCGCCAGGATGACTGGGGCGGCGGCCTGGCCAACCGGGCGCGTCTGTTGCTGGATGTGGTGCGCGCGGTAAGAGCAACAGTCTCGGCCGGGTTTTGCGTGGCGGTGAAGCTGAACTCCGCCGATTTCCAGCGCGGCGGCTTTACCGAAGACGATGCGCGGCAAGTGATTCTGTGGCTGAACGAACTCTCCGTGGACCTGGTCGAGCTGTCTGGCGGCAGCTATGAAAGCCCGGCCATGCAAGGAAAAACCGCCGATGGCCGCAGCCTGGCGCGCGAAGCCTATTTCCTAGAGTTCGCCAAAGAACTGGCCGGCGTTGCCCGCATGCCGCTGATGACCACCGGCGGCATCCGGCGCAGGGCGGTTGCCGAGCAAGTGCTGGCTGGAGGAGTAGCCGTGGCTGGCATGGCCACCGCACTGGCGCTGGCGCCTGACCTGCCGGCGCAATGGCGGGCCGGCGGCGATCAGGCTGCGCACAGTCCGCAAGTCGACTGGAAAGACCAGGTCATGGCGGCAGTGGCGCGCATGGCCCTGGTCAAGCGCCGCTTGCGCTTGCTGGGCGCCAGCCGCAGCATGAGCGGCAATCATTCACCGTTGCTGAGCCTGATCGTCGACCAGCTGCGTACGCGGCGGCTGACGCGGCGCTACCGGCGCTGGTCGCAGGCGCGCGCCTGA
- a CDS encoding PhzF family phenazine biosynthesis protein gives MSTYAFRLLNVFAESTFGGNQLCVFEDARGMDDATMRALALQFNLSETTFILPSEQADAKVRIFTPDYEMRFAGHPTLGTAQVVRELAGTGDALTLEFKAGVVPVRAEGNVWTLTAPQPDGLKTAPENMTSTAMAALLGLHPDEVLDAPLWVDTGSDQLLVALRSVDAVQRACPDSGQLDAWPVSSLERKTVYVFAFDPERPGRVVSRYFFAKAGGGVAEDPGTGSACANLGGWLIAKGHALPLQYQIEQGAAVKRPCLLRLQVTADAAIQVGGNVIELGRGTITL, from the coding sequence ATGAGCACTTATGCCTTCCGGCTCCTCAACGTTTTCGCGGAATCCACTTTCGGCGGCAACCAGCTGTGCGTATTTGAAGATGCACGCGGCATGGACGACGCCACCATGCGGGCGCTGGCGTTGCAGTTCAACCTCTCGGAAACCACCTTCATCCTGCCTTCGGAACAGGCCGATGCAAAGGTGCGCATCTTCACGCCCGACTATGAAATGCGCTTTGCCGGCCATCCGACGCTGGGCACGGCCCAGGTGGTGCGGGAGCTGGCCGGCACTGGCGATGCCTTGACGCTGGAATTCAAGGCCGGCGTGGTGCCGGTACGCGCGGAAGGTAATGTCTGGACCTTGACCGCGCCGCAGCCGGACGGCTTGAAGACCGCACCGGAGAACATGACAAGCACCGCGATGGCGGCATTGCTAGGCTTGCATCCGGATGAGGTGCTGGACGCGCCTTTATGGGTGGACACCGGCAGCGATCAGTTATTGGTGGCGCTGCGCAGCGTCGATGCGGTACAGCGCGCCTGTCCCGACAGCGGGCAGCTCGATGCCTGGCCGGTCAGCAGCCTGGAACGTAAGACAGTCTATGTGTTTGCTTTCGATCCTGAGCGTCCGGGCCGGGTGGTATCACGTTACTTCTTCGCCAAGGCCGGCGGCGGCGTGGCCGAGGATCCCGGCACCGGCTCGGCCTGCGCCAATCTCGGCGGCTGGCTGATCGCCAAGGGCCATGCGCTGCCGCTGCAATACCAGATTGAACAGGGTGCGGCGGTCAAGCGCCCTTGCCTGCTGCGCCTGCAAGTAACGGCCGACGCCGCGATCCAGGTGGGCGGCAATGTCATCGAACTGGGTCGCGGCACCATCACCTTATAA